A window of the Budorcas taxicolor isolate Tak-1 chromosome 8, Takin1.1, whole genome shotgun sequence genome harbors these coding sequences:
- the LOC128052726 gene encoding neuferricin-like, with protein MLTLQNWLSFYEKNYKFIGRVIGRFYGEDGLPTPELTQAEAMMTKGLEADRQELTEKQRFPPCNAEWSFIRGSRFWCSQQSGGVSRDWIGVPRKLFKPGVKPHCVCVRTTGPPSDQSPENPPHRNRGDLDHPNLEEYPGCPPLSITCSVPL; from the coding sequence ATGCTGACACTCCAAAACTGGCTTTCATTCTATGAGAAGAATTACAAATTCATTGGAAGGGTGATAGGAAGGTTCTATGGAGAGGATGGGCTCCCCACCCCAGAACTGACCCAGGCAGAAGCCATGATGACCAAAGGCTTGGAAGCAGACAGACAGGAGCTGACAGAGAAGCAGAGGTTCCCACCGTGCAACGCTGAGTGGAGCTTCATCAGGGGTAGCCGGTTCTGGTGTTCCCAACAGAGTGGAGGTGTGAGCAGAGACTGGATCGGCGTTCCCAGGAAGCTGTTTAAGCCAGGTGTCAAGCCCCACTGCGTGTGTGTGAGAACAACTGGCCCCCCGAGTGACCAGTCACCGGAAAACCCTCCGCACAGAAATCGTGGGGACCTGGACCACCCCAACTTGGAGGAGTACCCAGGCTGCCCACCCCTCTCCATCACATGCTCTGTCCCCCTCTAA